The genomic window CTCTCCTACATCCGCGCCAATGCCGACAAGCTCGGGATCGGCGATGACACGTTCTCCAAGAACGACATCCACATCCACATCCCGGCCGGCGCGATCAAGAAGGACGGCCCCTCGGCGGGCGTGACCATGCTGACCGCACTCACCAGCCTGCTGACCGACCGCCCCGTGCGCTCGGACGTGGCCATGACCGGTGAGATCTCGCTGCGCGGCATGGTGCTGCCGGTGGGCGGCATCAAGGACAAGATGCTGGCCGCCAAGCGTGCGGGCATCACCACGGTGCTGCTGCCCGACAAGAACCGGCCCCAGATCGAGGAGCTCGAAGAGGAATACAAGGAAGGCATGAGCTTCTTCTTCCTCAAGCGCATGGACCAGGTGTTCCTGCATGCCCTGGTCGAAGAAAAGGAACTCGACAGGCTCCTTCGGGAGCAGCCCGAGCCCGGGCACTGGCCCACCCGGCGCGCTCCGACGGCCGAGGCCTGAAACGCCCTGTTTGAAGCGAAAAGCCCCTCTCCGGAGGGGCTTTTCTTTTGTTGCGAGGCGGCCCGGCCTGTATGCTTGCCCCGCCGGGCCCGAGCGGATACTAAGGGTGCAAATCTCCTCCCGAGGCAAGCCCCGTGAGCACGACAACGACCCTCTACAACTTCGACGATCTTGATCTTCAGGGAAAACGCGCGTTCATTCGCGTCGATTTCAATGTGCCCATCGAAAACGGCGCAGTGACCGACGACTCGCGCATTCGCGCCCACCTGCCGACCATCGGCGCGGTGCTGGCCAAGGGCGGCAGCGTGATCCTGGGCTCCCACCTGGGACGACCCAAGGGCAAGCCCTCGCCGGAGTTCTCGCTCGAGCCGGTCGCTGCAGCGCTGGGCGCCCTGCTCGAAAAGGAAGTGAAGTTCTGCCCCGACTGCGTGGGCGAGCAGGCCCGGGAATTGGCCGCCGCGCTCCAACCCGGCGAGGTGCTGCTGCTTGAGAACCTGCGCTTCCACGCCGAGGAAGAAGCCAACGACGAAGCCTTCGGAAAGCAGCTCGCCGCCCTGGCCGACGTCTACATCAACGACGCCTTCGCCACCGCGCACCGGGCGCACGCATCCACCGACGCCGCCCCGCGCGCGGCCGCGCAGAAGGCGGCCGGCAAGCTATTGTGCGAAGAAGTCGACTACCTGCAAAAATCCTTTTCCGTTCCCCAGCGCCCGCTGGTCGCCATCATCGGCGGCGCAAAGATTTCCTCGAAGATCGGCGTGCTCGAAGCGCTCGTCGGCAAGGTCGACCGCCTGCTCATCGGCGGCGCGATGGCCAACACCTTCCTCGGCGCGCTGGGAATGGAAGTGGGCGCCTCGCTCGTCGAGACCGACCAGTACGACACGGCCAACGAAGTGCTGGCCGCCGCGCGCGCGCGCGAGGTGCTCGTCGAGCTGCCCCGCGACCTTGTCTGCCAGGGACCCGGCGGCGGCAGTGCCACCGTCGGCGCGACGTATCTCAACGCCAGCCTCGCTGCGCTCGACATCGGCCCCCACACCCGCGCGCGCTTTGCCACGCTCATCGCCGACGCGGGCACCGTCATCTGGAACGGCCCGATGGGAATGTTCGAGAAATCCCCCTACGACGAGGGCACGCTGGCCGTGGCCCGCGCGGTGGCGCAGTGCCAGGGGCTCACCATCGCCGGCGGCGGCGACACGCTGGCCGCGCTCAACCGCCTCCACCTCTCGGACGCCATCGACCACCTCTCCACTGGCGGCGGGGCGTTCCTGGAGTGGATCGAGGGCAAGGCCCTTCCCGGCGTGGAGGCCCTGCGCAAGGGCTGAGCCGCATTCCCGACCGTGAGTCACAATTGCGAGGTTCCCCGACGCCCCGGCCCCGACTGGCCCGGCCGGGGCTTCACGACTAGACTCAACTGATCGGTTCAAACATCGCGTATTGGCCTGCGACCCGCGGCGGGCCAGGCAGACCGATTCACGAACACCCAATGGGAGGGGTGGGCTGAAACGTGGTACGGCGAGTAATCTACCAAACAGCGATTTCGCTCTCGCTCGCAACGGGCGTGGGCCTCATCGTGGCGATTCTCTTCGTCATCTCGCTGACCAACATTCGACTTGAATGGGCCATTCAAAGCGGCTGGCTCGTCGTGCTGGTGGCCGCCATTTTCCTGGGCCTGCATCTGGTGGTCAGCTACGTCTTCATCAAACCGGTTCTGGAATTCGACGAAGAGACCGGCATCGAGAACCTCTCCCCGGGTGAGGCCCGCCAGGCCATCGACCGCATCGGCACCTTCATCCCCGTCTCGGCGTTCATGGCAGCCGCGAACTGGGCGCTGGGCGGTCTGTGCGTCGCCGTGGGCGTGCGCGTTCTCTACGATGTCACGCTCTCGGATCTCATCGCCTTGTGGATGGGCGCGATTTCCTCGGGCATGATCATCACCGTAATCTTTCACCAGGCCATCAAGCTGCGTTTTCGCGGCGTGACCGATATCCTCATCCAACGCGCGCAGATCACTTCCTCCGACGACCCGATCTTCGAGCGCCAGCGCACCTCGCTGCGCAAGGAACTGGCCTCATCCTTCTTCACGCTGATCATTGTGGCGCTGGCCTTCAGCGTGATGTTCGGATACTCGCAGACCACCTCGCGTGTGTCGCTGACCGTAGCGCGCCAGCTCGGTCACGACCTGAGCCTGTTCGAGAAAAAGGCCGCCGAGAACCTTGGCGCCGACTGGTCGATTAC from Chrysiogenia bacterium includes these protein-coding regions:
- a CDS encoding phosphoglycerate kinase, with protein sequence MSTTTTLYNFDDLDLQGKRAFIRVDFNVPIENGAVTDDSRIRAHLPTIGAVLAKGGSVILGSHLGRPKGKPSPEFSLEPVAAALGALLEKEVKFCPDCVGEQARELAAALQPGEVLLLENLRFHAEEEANDEAFGKQLAALADVYINDAFATAHRAHASTDAAPRAAAQKAAGKLLCEEVDYLQKSFSVPQRPLVAIIGGAKISSKIGVLEALVGKVDRLLIGGAMANTFLGALGMEVGASLVETDQYDTANEVLAAARAREVLVELPRDLVCQGPGGGSATVGATYLNASLAALDIGPHTRARFATLIADAGTVIWNGPMGMFEKSPYDEGTLAVARAVAQCQGLTIAGGGDTLAALNRLHLSDAIDHLSTGGGAFLEWIEGKALPGVEALRKG